In Methanocella paludicola SANAE, the sequence GGGGCGGGATATTAACTCCCTGGTCTCGCTGCTCAGGTCAGGCCTGTCTATTGCCAGTTCCAGGAACCCTAACGCGATCTGGTCCATGTTGTTGATGTCATGGCTCATAAGGTCGAGGTACAGCTCGGCCTCGTTCTTCGCCGCCCGCAGCTTTTCCTCATGGTTCTTGCTTTCCGTCACGTCCACCATCATGACGATATAGCTCGAGACCTTCCCCTCCGAGTCATACGTGGGGAAAACCTTTACCGAATAGTACATTTTTCCGCCATCAGCCGCCAGCATCTGGGTCACCCCTTCATAGCGCGGTATCTCGTCATTCCTGATCTCGGCGACCTTATCGCTCGAGCCCGGCACATACTGGTCGGTGTCCCGGAAGAGATTCATCTTTCCTATCACATCGCCCTGACTCTTACCCGTGAACCGGATAAAGGTCTGATTCGCCAGCACGGCGTAGCCGTCCACGTCGAAAATGCAGATGGCGTCGGGCGATTGCATGACCAGGTCGGACATCAGACGCTTTGCGTCGAACAGCTTTTTATTGACCTCCTCGATCGTGGTCACGTTTACGTTACCGAGCGCGAAGAAGAGCATGGCGAGCCCTGCGAAGAAGAGCATCCCATCATAAAAGACCTGAGCATAGCCGATGGTATCGTATAGGCCGAGGAAATCCATCAGCATGAGCACATCGCCCGCCAGGCTGAATAAAAAAGCGCAGATCGGTATCGAGAGGATATACCGGAGCTCGTTCTCCATGGAGGTGAAGGCGAGCATCGACCCCAGTGAAAGGATCGCGATGTCGAGGACAATGGATATGACGTATACCAGGACACTGAAGGCATCGCTTCTCCCCTCGGAGAAGTTCATGGCCGTGAATAATATGATCGTCATGGCCGATATGACATTGAGAAATATGATGAAGAAATAAATGTCCGGCCACTTTGCGTTCTGCCTTTCGTATATCAGGTATAGAAAGGCGAGCAGGACCGGCAAATATACGATTATCCCGAAAGCCTTACCGGCATTGACCAGCCAGGGGTCGTTTAAAAGCTGTGGCAGGATGAACCATATAAGGGTGGTGAGTACCAGCAGGAAGTGTGTCAGGAAGAGGCTCAAGAAGAGAAGCTTCTGGTCCCTATTCGTGCTTTTCCAGTAGAGGTACAGGGACATGGGCAGGCAGAGAAGGAGCATGAACGCGATGGCCATCGTCGATGGCAGCTGGACGTCGGGGCTGATGACCGGCGCGATGAGCAGGGAAACGATAATGATCAAGAAAGTGACCTGGACGAGTATCAGAATGCCCAATAACGTATTAAAGCTC encodes:
- a CDS encoding PAS domain-containing sensor histidine kinase → MTNARSFNTLLGILILVQVTFLIIIVSLLIAPVISPDVQLPSTMAIAFMLLLCLPMSLYLYWKSTNRDQKLLFLSLFLTHFLLVLTTLIWFILPQLLNDPWLVNAGKAFGIIVYLPVLLAFLYLIYERQNAKWPDIYFFIIFLNVISAMTIILFTAMNFSEGRSDAFSVLVYVISIVLDIAILSLGSMLAFTSMENELRYILSIPICAFLFSLAGDVLMLMDFLGLYDTIGYAQVFYDGMLFFAGLAMLFFALGNVNVTTIEEVNKKLFDAKRLMSDLVMQSPDAICIFDVDGYAVLANQTFIRFTGKSQGDVIGKMNLFRDTDQYVPGSSDKVAEIRNDEIPRYEGVTQMLAADGGKMYYSVKVFPTYDSEGKVSSYIVMMVDVTESKNHEEKLRAAKNEAELYLDLMSHDINNMDQIALGFLELAIDRPDLSSETRELISRPMDALASSTSLIRNVQKLQQVRDNGYKLYEMDIGRVLHDAVQQYSNIPGRDVTIRENIRDDCKVMANNLLSDVFSNLIGNAVKHSKGHITIGVHMDKVRENGSTYCRIRFEDDGPGIPDELKARIFDRFQKGSARASGKGLGLYLVKKLVEIYHGRVWVEDRVPGDSAKGSCFVVMLPAIE